The sequence AACACTCACGTCTCTTCACACGATGCAGGATTCGCTATCGCTATCGCTATCACTGTTCCGTCGGTCTACTCGCTGGTTTGTCATCACGGTTGGAATTACATCAGCATTATTTGCAATCCTTTCATCTACAATACTTATCATATTTCCCTGACAAATCTGCTCTTCAGCCCAGGATGGAAAATAGTACTTACTTGATTCTTGCACAGTTAAGTGTAGATTTCTTCGGCCTGATATAATTTCCAAAAGGGTCATACCAAAACTGTAGACATCAACCTTAGAAGTGATGGGAAAAGCCAGAGATCCACTCGGGAGCCAAATATCCTCTCGTTCCCCTCGTAGTCGTCAGCACATGACTGAAATCTCTTCCCACAAGCTTTGCCAGCCCAAAATCTCccatcttgggagaaaaaccttcaTCTTACAGAATGTTTTCGGGCTTTATATCGCTGTGGATGATGCGATCTCTGCATTCCTCATGGAGATAAAGCAATCCTCTTCCAGTGCCTAAAGCGATCTCAAATCGGGATCTCCAATCCAGTACCTTTGGCGGGCTTTTGGAAGCAGTGGTGAAGAGGAAGGAATTTAGAGAACCGTTGGGCATGTAATCAAAAACCAGTAATCTTCTTGAACCTTTTGCACAAAATCCTCGAAGCCTTACCAAATTCGCATGATGTATGTTTCCCACATAGTTGATTTCTGCACGAAATTGCTTTTCAGATTGTTTCGAACCCTCTAGCTTCTTTACGGCTACAAGCGTACCGTCTGTTAGAGCTCCTTTGAACACTAAGCCGAATCCACCAGACCCCAACTTGCACCTGAAATTCCTGGTTGCAGTCTTCAACTCCTTGTAACTAAACGTTCTGAGGAATGCATCCGAGGAGTCTGCAAACCTTTGGGTTGATCTTAACCGATGCCTCCTCCAACACCAcgttttaattataaaaaatagagCAATGACAAGAGCGCCAATCGAACTGATTGCAATGAGTAAAACAACTCCAGGATCTCTTCCGTTATATTGCGAAGAGCCTGACGCGGGGCCGTCGGGTAGGCGAAGCTGCAGTCCATCCTTAACGACTAAATTGTCTGTGTTGAATACATCCTGGAACCAAAACTGACAGGGTTCGAAACTATATGCAACGCAGGAGCAGTTGCGGAGGCACACATCCTCGCAAGCCTCCCGTGTCGGTGCAGGGTATGGAGCAGAACCTGTATCAGGCACCCAGATATTATATGTCGTACTAAATCCCACAGTGCTGCCGTTTAGGGAATCGCAATCGGAACGTCCATCGAAAACGCAGCCGCTGCTCCACCACTCGTGCGAATCCCAGGGATCATTGTTTCTCGGCTTCCAGTCTATTTgacggacgcgtctattctggttccaaaaaaaCAATACAGagagactaacacgcgtgttagtcgcgcgttttacactgtcgattCCACGACCCTACTTGACAGATACAAGACTCATCCCCTACTTCGCAGATTCCATAAGGGCCACACAGATTATACACCGGGCAATTAGAAGGTGCTTCCACCTCCACCCTATTGTGCTCATCATAATAGTCCTCTCCAAGTACTCCGTACGTTCTTAGGGAGAAACCTAACAAATAATCCACAGTGGGCGTATATGTGGAATAAATGCCAGAGCTAGAATTTTCAAGATTGAATTTGACATTGAAGAAGGGTGGAATTTCTGCAATCATATTGTCGACCCACTCGCTTCTCCAATACACCATAGTGTTATTCGAGATTAACACAAATTGATTGTCTCTAGATGTATCAGCCTGAAAAGAGAAAATCCCAGGAGCCGGATCCAAAGAATTcttccatgaaaccaactttttgTCTTTACCAAGTTTCATTCCGGGCAACCAGGTATTTCCAGGATGGTCGAAGCTCTGCCAAAGAGTCTTCGATTTTTTGTTGGCTGCCATTAACACAAAATTACCGGAATCTGTTATCACAGCATTGGACGCTGCCTGGCTCACATTGGCCGACCAAACAGACGCACCTTTCCTACGAAACAGTCCCAGGTAACCATCTCTCGACAGCCTCAAAACTCCCGTCTTTTTCCTCACCGGATTCTCTCTGTTTGCCACCCAAACGACTTTCTTTCTTGGGAGGCTCCAGATACCCATATACCAGTTATTCGTTCCACTGGGGCTGAAGAATCCCAATTCAAAACTTCCATTCCTTGACTTTATGGTTTGACTTCTTGTTAGAGAGGCGCCCAAGTAAAGTGTGTCGAGTGCCGCTGAATTACATTCGTTCAGCAGAAGAGCTAATGCAAAAGCAACGATTGTATCTGTTAATAGACCGTTCCTTCCCATTTTCATATTTCTGTGGTGAATGGGAATGCAGAGATAAGATGTATTATAGAGATTTGGGCTCAGGGAATTGGTCAACCTGAACAAAGGACCGAACAGGGAAGTCGTCGAGGAATTTACACATGTTTTTTCTAACGTCTATCTCATGGAAGAAAATTAAGCTTAATATTTGTAATGAAAGATAACCAAGCCAACTAAATTGCATTTCTTTAATATAATCTGTCCCTAAGCGATTGAACATATGTGGTATCAGGAAAGTCAAGTCACCCAATCAAGTATTATATAGTTTTACTTTTGGAAGATATAGTCGTCTTCAACACCATTTAATTTTTCGAATCAATTAATTTGTTTAAATAACAAGTTTCCCACTTGCTACAAGAAAATTTTCGTTATATGACTATCTTTAAATAATATGTTGGTTTTCatttgactctcttcatcctgatggtggatcacggagtgtgatccgaaacgtttgatgctaaaatctttcacacaattgaatccagaaatgctctcttgattatatgatggattgtggaaatcttttAGAACCAAGGATCAAACTGTTGTTATTCATGGACTTCAACATATCTAAAATGAATTTATATTATATCAATATTTTTATAAACATCTTTATAAATAAGAGTTTTCTCATAGTTCGTTTTTTTTTTGTTAACGATTGTAAAAGTGTTCTTACGTATTGTAAGAAATAATTTTGATTGTTAATGTTTTATTGTGTAAAATTAGAGGAAGGTTTAATGTTTCCTTAAATAACACCTAATTTATGGATTTTAAATGTGTGTAATTTGGTGGCTTGCttttacatttttatttattttatgtctaGTTGGGCATTTTATCACTTCCCTCTATTTTATTGTCAACCTAAGTTTATTAAAAACTATTGGAATGTGAATTTGAGCAATTGTGTATTGCATACAATGTAAAATTCTTGGTTTAGTGAGCACATTTGTCTATCTATTAGTAGGTTTTTTATTCCTAGTGGCATTATTAATGCCGATTTCATTTATTGATGTTGTTTTATTCTCTTAACTATAAATGTTCATGGCATTTTTTGTTTAGttgaatattttaattatattgtttTATCTTACAAAATTGTTTCAAAGCATTCATGATACATCTTGTTTACACTTTTCATGTGGACCTTTGTTGCTAATTGCCTTTCAAATGCCACAAAATTTATGGATGTTTTAGACTCTATTATTTTATTAAGTAGTAGGGGAATGGTTGTATATTCAAATGAATTATTTTTTCCTACATGATTCAAAATTATTTCTACATGGAAGTTACATTTTTTAATTCCCTTCTCTATATCTAATGTAGTgtgtttttctataattttttttcattcATCAATATCTTGTAacttttttattcttctttttggTTTAAAAGTCATCCATATTCAAGATTATCATTTAAAATTCATATGTGAAATTTCCATTAAGTGGATAAGCATACATACTTcaataattcaaatatttgaacatTTTTTGGATAGAGAAAATATAGATGGCTCATTGAGTTCCTCATGAGGTAGAATTTAGATTATGATTTGAATAAGATCACAATGATCCAAAGATAAATTTATGTACAATTTAAATTATAGTTTTGAATTAGATTAAATAGGGATAGGCCCCAAATATTACATAACTACCATGCAGGTGCACATAATAGGGGAACTCACAAGTAGTGAGACtcacaaaaaccaaaaaagaaCATACCCTTTTTTGGAAACCAACTAATAGGAACAAGGGTCCCAACACAacaaaatcacataatcagaacaTAGGGGTTTAGGAGGGAACCCTAAAACATCTTCCTAAAGAAAACCCCTTCCACAAGAGAAAAAATAgacaaggaaaaagaaagaaacaatggGTTTTGAAAGGCCTCCTGTAACCTTTAACTTGAAGGACCACCTTGAAGGAAATCTCTAGCAAGAAAATCACAAAGGTTTAGAGGAATCCAAAAAACTTGTGACATTGAAAGGGAGACCACAAGGAGCTCAAAGTGCCCTGAAACTTCATAAAAGAAGAGACACCAAACCCTCCCTTAAGGGGAAACACAAGATGATGAGGGGTAGAGAGGACATAAGCATAGACCCATGAAGAAAAAATAATCCCCTTGAAGAAGTCAAAATCCTCCACAAGGGAAAGTAAGAAGGGTACAAAGCCCTCTCTGGTTAAACGCATGCAAGGTAACCAACCCTCAAAACTCAACCACAACCCACCCACACCTAGTAGAAAAGAACCAACTCCAATAGGAAATTCCTCTATAATTGATCAATTCATCTATCCCAAAACCCCTACAACCTCTACCAATCTCCAAAAGAGAGACCTCCACCTCAAAAAGAGATACCAAAAGGATGAATAGTAACAACACTCAGATCCCTTGCAAAGGTGTAGAGGGCACTCACAAATGCAAAAAATCCCCATCCCTTAAAGAAAGAGGAGGGATGCTCACCTCAAGAGCCCACACATAGAGCGCACAAAGGAAAATAGGGACTCTTCTCTGTTCAGTCCAAACTCTATTAGCAATAGGGGTGACAAATGCATCTCCAACACAAACCAAAGTAGGATCAAACCCCACAACCCTCATGGGTCTTAGACGTGCTAACTATACTAGTCACCAAAACCAAAGGTATAGGTGCACAAAATAGAGTACATAACGTTAGCCATACGTAGTAGAGGGGGGACAAAGACCCTTGGAATCACCAGTTGGAAAAATGTGAAGGAAACAACAATGACTTTCCACCCAAACAAGACCATATTAATAAAAACCCTCTAATGAATCCTCCTTCTCAAAAAACCCAATAAGGAAAGGCCCCCAATAGAAGCAAAAATCCCCAATCTATAGGAAAGGGAACCCACAAGCCTGAAGGCCCCACTATCATCTCATGAGTAAGGCAATACAAGACCAAGAGGCTCAACACACACCCATGAACAAAAGAAACCCACAAGAAGGCCTTTTATATGACATTGGGTCTAAGAGTCTTGGGCAGTCAAATAATGGCTACACAATAGGCCACACACCACAAAGCCCCTAAGCACAGGCCAAAAAAGGAAGAACTAGGCCCAACATACCCACCAATGTAGAGGAAAATGAGGATAAATCCTCCACCTAGAGAAAAGTGCCACAGATGAAATAGAAGACAAGGGCCACAAAAATAGAGCCCCCTCTTCATTATCCACCTAAGACCATCTTCTTCAACACCATCCTTTGCATCTCCTACACCTACCAAAATCCTACCTCCTACTCCCATTCCTCTCGCCATCATGCATATCAACGGAttattaacttaaaaaaaaaaagtaccAAACAATGTTACTTTTCCTAACAATTTAAATTATACTTAAAATAATTGTGTCATGTgtattataaataatttaaattattatgaATCATTTTTAACATAAAAATAGTAAAATGATACCATGTTATCATAATAACTATCAATTCTTAATTATAAACAAATTACTTTATTTGAATGTAAATTTAATTTGTACTCAATTTTCAAATAATTTAGAGTATCCTTGTCATGTGGTGTTGTCGTTGGTTATTTCTCATAAGCTCAATGAATGTAGCTCACAAATCATGTTAAAATAGATAGTTGAGTCACTAAGTTGGGTCATACAATTTTCTTATTTATAATTGAATATAATTGTTAGGGGGTTTAAGGTAATTGCAGTGTAATTGTATTGCTCAATATTTCATGTGACACATTCACACTTAGGATTCACCCTTTTTACACCTTAATGTCTCGTCATTCAAAGTTCACGTAGAGACTTCAACCTTGACCTAGTTTGAAATATTCCATTCCCTCCATTTCTCCAAACACCAATTCTATACCAAAATCCCCAAAGCCTTTATTCTCAATGTTTCCATgattgatgtgtgttgtggtatggtctaatttttattccttcccaccactggaatgtttagtgttgacctattttagatctttgtcttggatGACTTACAAGATTATGTTTCTTGGAGATAGTATATATATGAGGATCTGAATGAATTAGTATGGCAAGTATGTGTGGCAATTATATGAAAGATGCGATATTGAAAAAGAAAGATCTGATTGTTGATGACATGTGAAGTGTGTTGAGGCATTGGAAACAATTCCAGTATTGCAGATTGTGTTATGGTGATGAATttatctttctttatttatttcttcctttgATAGTGATCCTTTTTTGGGCAGTGAACC is a genomic window of Cryptomeria japonica chromosome 7, Sugi_1.0, whole genome shotgun sequence containing:
- the LOC131856735 gene encoding G-type lectin S-receptor-like serine/threonine-protein kinase At2g19130, whose protein sequence is MGRNGLLTDTIVAFALALLLNECNSAALDTLYLGASLTRSQTIKSRNGSFELGFFSPSGTNNWYMGIWSLPRKKVVWVANRENPVRKKTGVLRLSRDGYLGLFRRKGASVWSANVSQAASNAVITDSGNFVLMAANKKSKTLWQSFDHPGNTWLPGMKLGKDKKLVSWKNSLDPAPGIFSFQADTSRDNQFVLISNNTMVYWRSEWVDNMIAEIPPFFNVKFNLENSSSGIYSTYTPTVDYLLGFSLRTYGVLGEDYYDEHNRVEVEAPSNCPVYNLCGPYGICENRRVRQIDWKPRNNDPWDSHEWWSSGCVFDGRSDCDSLNGSTVGFSTTYNIWVPDTGSAPYPAPTREACEDVCLRNCSCVAYSFEPCQFWFQDVFNTDNLVVKDGLQLRLPDGPASGSSQYNGRDPGVVLLIAISSIGALVIALFFIIKTWCWRRHRLRSTQRFADSSDAFLRTFSYKELKTATRNFRCKLGSGGFGLVFKGALTDGTLVAVKKLEGSKQSEKQFRAEINYVGNIHHANLVRLRGFCAKGSRRLLVFDYMPNGSLNSFLFTTASKSPPKVLDWRSRFEIALGTGRGLLYLHEECRDRIIHSDIKPENILFGMTLLEIISGRRNLHLTVQESSKYYFPSWAEEQICQGNMISIVDERIANNADVIPTVMTNQRVDRRNSDSDSDSESCIV